The window agCTTGAACTTTATTTACGATTTTTTCGATAaatgaatattaatttataagcaaaatttatttatgttttgcaaTCGAACATTTTCCAATCAGCAAGAACAATTACAATTGAGATTATTTTTGTTCAGTAACATGgacactttaattaaaaaaattatatctcttgagattttgaccaaaataagtttttcttagtAGAATGATACTTGTCTTATCCTGTTTTatcacaacaacataaaaaattatcaattccCCTTTAATCTTCATCATTATAAAGGACTTccttaaaaagtgtaaaaaatatatatggcaTATCgagtttatgaaataaaaattgttacaaatagtttaaaatatgcttaaaatcattttaaagacAATATATATGGTTCCTACCAACTCAAAAGACACATACAAATGAAATGTGATAGTGGGTGGCTTATCGAGTTACcgcaatttaatttgatttttgttttcgatatataaatattttgatggataaataaaattattatttttaataacaaaaaatactaaaatattgttttaaaagtattaatatacgGTCCTTGTCGGAATGCGTAAATtcaattagaataaatatgaccACCTGATAAAGTTAGATCTAAGACCGCATTAGAATAAAGTTTTAACAGACACAACTATACACAATTTGACGTGAATATATGGTTGGATTCAGACCATATatcggcggatagagaggcagataaaaaaatcaccactacacacacactattggcattttttcattgaaattgcactgaaaaaaatatttggttatttttaattttgaagattaaattgcattactgtaaaatgcgactATTTATAAGCAATGTGTAATCAaagtacttaagaatgataatttgttcacatagaaacaacatttctagttaaaatgtacaaaaaaagtatgaaacaagattaacttatttatattcatatttagagtgtacgttgtttttgtaaattatgctcttgcttttgcaagttgtttttgttttttcaagttgtgtttgcaatttctttaacaaagcgacatctacctgctttgttgaatgctgtcaagcaactaaataaaatatttgtatttttgatgctcttgtttcgaggttcgtatgcgatcgtgttgtgtacatgtaatttgccgaaaatcttcgttgtcagaacaatactagcgccgacgtctgattCAGAAAAATATAGAACATGTAGAGAGaacagtgaaactctgaagcACATTGTCTGGCTTTCATCgaaattttatccaaatatCTTGTGAATGATATTTCCGGATATAACATACCACATGAATACTGATTgcaaaattcttagaaattacgtACAGGAAACTAAGTTGAACATCGGACGATAATAAAGTCAGTAAATAATATATGtgtaagatttttgtttttaccaaCAAATCAATAAGTAGCGcgcaacaggcccgatagtacattaaacactttaattatttaaacattctgTTCGTCAGTAAAGTGgtatagattttgcaaaaatagaaataattgtGGAAACTTATTCTCCAAAATATAGAGTAAATTGAGACCAAATCGAAATTCATGAAACCCCAAAGTTCCCTCTTAATCCGTAATTATACTCTACACAATTACATGCTTATATTTGTAACGTACAAAAATATGGTGCTGTACAAACCAATCggattataattattttgtgaatTGATTAAGCTTATCCTTCGTAAAAAAAGTACAtctcgcaatttttaagatagtTCGAGGAAATTTGTTGCGCGTAATACATTTAGGATGATACCTATTGATATTGGTTGAATTTCACCTAGCACCATAAATAGGTCCCTTCGATTTTGGCTTTTAGGGTCAGTGCaaggtatatttattttataaggtagtgttaacaaaacagctgactattttttgcTCACATTCATGTTTTTTCGCCGCGGTGTAGagttaatgtcaaactttgtttacgTTTGGTTAATGTATGCAaaatgtcaaagtttgtttatatttttaatttgacatttaaaagtgtgcttttaaaagtaaaactaaatttataatcaaattgtgaaaaattgtgagtgataaaagtgttattattgtgaaattaaaaaaaaaacaatgcgtTGTTGCAAAATATGTGGGAAGAAAGTGGAGGCTGGAGGTGGGACATTTTTTAATGTGCCCAAAGACAttcaaaaaagagaaaaatggaGTGAGGTCTGCCAAATGACTCTAACCTCCAATGCACGTATATGCATTGACCATTTTTTCGAAAAGACATCATAACAGCAGGGCGCAGACTTTTGTTAATGCCGTGGAGGCTGGAGGTGGGACATTTTTTAATGTGCCCAAAGACAttcaaaaaagagaaaaatggaGTGAGGTCTGCCAAATGACTCTAACCTCCAATGCACGTATATGCATTGAccatttttttcgaaaagaCATCATAACAGCAGGGCGCAGACTTTTGTTAATGCCGAATGCAGTTCCAAATATTATTCAGGCCGAGGAACATCTAGATGTTGTTGTGGAAGATGTTGTAATGGAGTTTGTGATGGAAGAACATTCCGATTCTGGCACATCCGGATCGGAATGTTATTTTAACGGAGCCATATTGGAAGAAGGTGGGAGCAGTGAAGCGAAATATACTGATTCTGGCACATCCGGATCGGAATATCGCTTCATTAAAGAAAGTCTCAACGAAACCAGATCATTGAACCAGTGCACAGAACGTGGAACGCAGACTGAGTATCGCTTCTTCAACATTAATGAGCTATCCGGAACAACTCCATTACAACAAGACTTAAAGGATCAAGGATGTCAAACTGagtaagtttaaaataatatttaacaatatttttcaactcATGTAACTCGACGTAAATATAATTGCGG of the Lucilia cuprina isolate Lc7/37 chromosome 2, ASM2204524v1, whole genome shotgun sequence genome contains:
- the LOC124420781 gene encoding uncharacterized protein LOC124420781, with the translated sequence MRCCKICGKKVEAGGGTFFNVPKDIQKREKWSEVCQMTLTSNARICIDHFFRKDIITAGRRLLLMPNAVPNIIQAEEHLDVVVEDVVMEFVMEEHSDSGTSGSECYFNGAILEEGGSSEAKYTDSGTSGSEYRFIKESLNETRSLNQCTERGTQTEYRFFNINELSGTTPLQQDLKDQGCQTE